TTCTAAGGTTCCTTTTATGGCAACGGCAGCACCTGTCGTGATACGCTTTAAAAGTGCTTCGTCTGTATTTTCAAAATCGACTACACACTGAAGGTTATTAATAGTAGAACCATCATTAAGTGCGATAAACTGGTTTCCGCGGAAGGATCTTACCCATCCTTTTACCGTAAATTCTTGATGAATTTTGTCACTTTCGAGTAGCGCTATAATAGGCGTATGTGTCATTGTATCTTATTTAAATGAATTCTCTAGATAGAGGGCAAATATAAAAGATTTTTGTGGTAGGGTAAGGGGTAAATAGACTGAAATATACGCTAAGGTGCATTACTCTTTATTGAGATTCACAGCAGTGCTCAACATGAGGTATAAAAAATGTTTTCACGCTTTCGCGAAAGCGTATCTCTACGGGTTCAAAAACTGCCCATTCCATGCACCATCTTCCTGATTAAATGCTACTCTTATATGGTTAGGCCTCTTAAGCTGAAGGAACTCTAAATGTGTAGGTGCAATCTCAATAATAGTAAAATAGTGTGTGCTCTCAAGGTAGTCTACCGCATCTGGATTTGAAATCTCTGCGCCAGGAGCATCAGCAGTGGTGTAATCTTTTTTTGATGAAGGTTGCACGCCGCTGTAGTAGCGTTGCAGCTCTACAGGATCTGTAATGATGGAAGCGTTTCCTGTAACTTTAATCTGCAGCAATTTTTTAGGATGGTAGAAGAGCAAGCTAGTAACATCATTTTGGAGTAACTGAGCTATTTTATTTGATCTACTGTCAGTATAAATTCTCAGTTTAAAATCCTCTGTAACTTGTCTTAGTACTACAGTTCTTAGTGCGGGAACTCCAGAAGCATCTACGGTGCCCATAGTGGTGTACCTAAACGGGTGTCCCTTTTTGTTGACGCCAAGTTGTAACTCTTCTTGTGCTTCCTTAAAATACTGATCTGTCATACCTTTTTGTATAAAGATACAAAGGGAGTGCCTAGTTACTCAAGCTCTTAATCAGGAGTTTCCTCATCACCCTCACGTTCTACAATTTGTAGCGCAGGTTCTTTAAAGGTGTCCTTGTTTGCAATCTCTTTTTCTAGAGATAACAACAGTGACGGTAATAGTAAAAGGTTGGCTAGCATAGCGAATAGTAAGGTTGCGCTTACAAGGCCACCTAGTGCTACAGTTCCTCCAAAACTACTAATCATGAATACAGAGAAGCCAAAGAAGAGCACAATTGATGTGTAAAACATACTTACACCTGTCTCACGTAGCGAACCGTAAACAGATTTTTTAATCTTCCATTTGTTAGCTTTTAGTTCTTGACGGTATTTTGCCAGAAAGTGAATCGTATCATCTACAGAGATCCCAAAGGCAATACTAAATACAAGTATTGTAGATGGCTTGATAGGGATGCCTATAAAGCCCATCATACCTGCCGTAACAAGTAGCGGTAATAAGTTAGGAATGAGAGACACTATAATCATACGTAGCGACTTAAACATCCACGCCATAAATAGCGCGATGAGTAAGATGGCAAGTGATAAACTTATAACAAGGTTCATTACAAGATAATCTGTTCCTTTCTGAAAAACGAGTGCAGTACCTGTCATGGTAACCTCATATCTATCGTCTGGAAAAAGCTTGTCTATTTTTAATTGGATATTTTCTTCAGCGCGCTCCATTTTATCAGTACCTACGTCTTTCATGAAGGTAGTAATTCTGGCATACTGACCTGTGCTATCTACGTAGGCTCCCATGAGATTTTGATCATTGTCAAAACTCTTTGCATACGGCAGTATAAAATTGCGCTCGTTACTTGTAGGTAGTTGGTAGTATTTAGGATTTCCATTAAAGTAGGCCTGTTTTGCATACTTCACAAGGTTTACAATCGATATAGGAGCAGAGAGTTCTGGTTGCTCCTCTATGGTAGCGCTTAGCTCTTCCATGCGTTTAAGCGTGGCAAGCTTCATGACTCCTTGTTTCTTCTTGGTGTCAATCAGAATTTCTAATGGCATGATCCCATCAAATTCTTCCTCAAAAAACTTTATGTCTTTATAGAAGTCGGCTTTTTTAGGCATGTCTTCTATGAGTGAACCAGAAATACGTATTTGATAGATTCCTACAATACTCAGTGCAAGTAGTAATACACTTGATCCATAAATCGCAGTACGTCTAGTACGTACCATGCGCTCCATCCAGTTCACAAACCCTTCTATCCAAGTTTTACCTAGGTGTTTAAGGTGCTTCTCCTTAGGAGGCGACATGTAACTGTAAATGATAGGGATGATAAGTAAGCTAAGTAAAAATATAGCGATGATATTAATACTCGCGACAACACCAAACTCGCTTAGTAGCGAACTCTCAGTAAGAATAAAAGTAGCAAATCCAGATGCCGTGGTAATGTTAGTCATCAAGGTCGCATTACCTACTTTGGTAATAACACGCTGTAACGACTTTACTTGGTTACCGTGATTTTTATATTCTTGCTGGTATTTATTAATCAAGAAAATACAGTTAGGAATCCCAATCACAATAATAAGCGGAGGGATAATAGCCGTAAGTACTGTAATCTCATATCCCAGTAATCCTAAAAACCCAAAAGCCCACATAACACCTATGATTACCGTAATCATGGAGATAAAGGTGGCTCTGTATGATCTAAAGAAAAAGAAGAATATAAAAGAAGTAACTAGCAATGCTGCACCTACAAATATGCCTATCTCATCAATAATATTTTGAGCATTGAGCGTTCGTATGTACGGCATTCCACTAGTGCGCACATCGATATCGTAGTCCTTTTCAAAAGTCGCGATAGCGGGCATAAGATCATTTACTACAAAGTCTAAACGCGCAGGAGTGTTGATCAAATCTTTCTTAAGATACACGGCAGAGCGCACAGTACCTGTCTCTTTATTGTAAATCAGATTTTCATAAAATGGTAAATCGTCAAAGAGTAATTTTCTATAACTAGCAGCACTTTCGGCAGTGAGCGTGCTATCTGTCATGAAGGGAACAAGGTCAAACCGCTGCGGGTTTTCTTGTTTATCTAATATCTTGAGGTCTTTAAGAGAAAGGGATAATGCAACAGCATCTGCCTTTGCAATCTTTGCAGATAAGTCATTCCAAGCAGTGAGCACCTCAGGAGTAAAGAGACGTTCATCTTGTATTCCTAACACGATGAGGTTTCCTTCTTCTCCAAATTTATCTTTAAAATTCTGGTACTCGAGATTAACTTCATGGTCATCAGGAAGTAAGTTTGCCTCTGTATAGGTAAAGCGCATATTGCGCCATTGGAAACCTAAGAAAATGGTGAAACCCACGATAAGAATGAGAATCAAAGGACGATTGCGTAGTATTAAACTCGCTACAGACTCCCAAAAACCTTTACTCAGAAATTTTGCCATTGACTTGTTTTAGCACCGCAAAGATATTCTTTTGGATGCAGATATGAGGGCAAATTAAAAAAGGCTTGTAGGTGGTAGGGGTTGCGCTTTCGCGAAAGCGTAATAAATTAACCTAAGTTCAGTAAGTTAAATGAGTTTACTACAGTTTGAGATTGAATGTAAACTTAAACGCAATGTTATCTCCCCAGTTAGATAAATGGTAAGCTCCGTAACGGTAGGTGAGACTCGTTCCAAAACCAAAAAGCAGCTTGTTAAGTTCAAATCCAGTTTCTGTATATCCTTTACTAAGCGAACCAAACTCGCCAATATCGAGGTGATCTTCTGGGTTGCTTATATCTCCTATGGCAAAACGGCTTATAAAAACCAATTCTGGTTTAAAACTCTTAGAGATATTAAATGGCGCCAGTCTATGTTTTACCTGAGCAGTAAGTAGTTTGTCTGAAAAGAATTCACCAAAAAACATAGTCTCAAAACTATTAACCCCAGCCACCGAAAAGCGCTGAAGTATCGTCTCCTTAGTAGGCGCATTAGGAAATGCGTGAAACAAATGTGTAATAGGTAAATCTCCAAAACCAACATTTCCTTCTACCAGAAACTCCGTAGCAGATTTGTTGAGATTATCTACTCTATAAAAAACCTTGGCTGCGAGTTTTGTAAAAGCAAGATCACCTCCTAGGCCATCAATAGCTTGAGATACCTGACCAGAGATTATAGGGTAGCCCTCATAAACAGGGACAATATCATTCTCCGTTTTTAAATATTTATTAGAAGGACTCCATCGGAAAGAGGCTGTGGCTTCAGAGATATCATAATTACGTATGATGTTGCCATTGTTATTATAGCGATAAGGGGTAGTTTGATCTAGTCTTCTATGAGCAATTTGTAACTCAGAAAGTAATTGTGGTGTAAGTCTGTACTCAAGATTTAAACGAGTAGTGCGGTGTTTGTAAAACTGTGTAATGTTTACAAGGCGTGGCTCAAAGAGTGAATACACACGGCGATCTGTTAAGTATGCATAATTACCTACTTCCTCTAGGTCGCTGTTGTAGGTTCCAGAAATCCATGCTCCCTTGTCTGGATCGAGAAGGTAACCAGCACCTATACCATACTTGATATCTTGGTCCTTGAACCCATAAGCAGCATAGCCTTCTATGCGGAAACGCTTAGAGAAAGACTCATTCGTCACGCCACCAAGTCCAAGTCGCAGTCCCTCATAATTATTGAACTTTACAGGGTATGTAAGGTCAAAATCAAAGGCATCAAAACTAAAATAACCAATACTAAAATTATTAGTAGTCCCTAATCTACGTTCTATGTTTTCGGCATTTACTATGCGCTCTAGTTCTGAGAAACTGCGTTCATCTTTGCTAGATAATGGTGTCGTGCGATAGTTTTGCCAGAACGATTCTGGTTGCTCGCTAGCGCCTTCCTTAAAGGTAATCGCATACTTAGAATCTGGAATGGTAACTTCCTTATTCACATTGTGATTGCTCATTCTCGTAGTAGCTACAAGAAACTTACGAGTGACCATATCTTCCAGCACTTCGTTTTCAATAGTACCTATAGAAATTCGTCCTTTAAAAAAAGAAAGCTTGCGATCTTCACTTCCTTTATCAAGAAATAATTCTCGCTGTTGCGGTAAGTATATATTTGCGTCTGCTATATAGGTATACTCTTGATTAAGAATAATGTTAAGTTTATCTGTGATACGCACTTGCACACCTTTTATAGCGAGTGTGTTTTTATCTAAGGTCATTTTCCCAGTAAGCCCAGGAATTTTCTTAGGTTTTTTAGGGCTAAAACTTACTTGGTAATCGCCATTTATACCACCAGAAGTTATACTGTAGTTATAATTGCGCATTCCTCTTGTTGAGAGAATTCCCGCATATCGATTATTAAAAATTACAAAGTCATCATCATAAAATGACCGTGATTGCACGTTTACAGCAAACACCTCGTATCGCGGATTCTTAAAACCAGCAAGCTGATATCCAATAATATTCTCCGAAAACTGGTGATGCTCTGTAAATTGAAGTTGGCTTACTTTTTCAGAAAAGAAGTTATGCGTACTTCCATTAAGGCTGTCTGTAATTACCGTTTTCTCGTAAACGTCATACGTGTAAGAAGCGAGTACCTCTCTCGGGTCGTTCTTAACTTTATTTTCAATTGCTTGATTGATAATGCGCTGCACGTCTGGCTCATTCTGAGCTATCGCAGTAAAACTTAAGCATAAGAGATAGACAATTATAAACTGACGCATAGAGTAGGTTGAAAGGTAAATGTATCAAAAAAGCGACCATGTGGTCGCTTTTTTATAATTGTTTAACTTCTGTACTATTATACAGTCATAATCTCAGCTTCTTTCTTGCTAAGAACGTCTTCTATTTTCTTGATATGAATATCAGTAAGCTTCTGGATATCTACTTCTGCATTTGCCTTTTCATCATCAGATGCGTCATCTACTTTTTTGATATCATTATTTGCATTTTTGCGATCATTACGCACACCTACTTTTGAGTCTTCTGCCTCTGCACGCGCTTGTTTTACAAGATCTTTACGTCTTTCCTCTGTAAGTGGCGGCACATTAATGATAATGTTTTCCCCGTTATTCATTGGGTTAAAGCCTAGGTTTGCATTTATAATAGCTTTTTCAATCTCTTGCATAAGGCTTTTTTCCCATGGTTGTACAGTAATAGTACGACCATCTGGAGTATTTACATTTGCCACTTGGCTTAAAGGAGTAGGGCTTCCGTAATAGTTAACCATTAAACCTTGTAGCATTGCCGGGCTTGCTTTTCCAGCACGTATAGTAAGTAATCGTTTTGCTAAGTGTACAATGGCATCGTCCATTGCTTCTTTGGCAGTATCTATTATAAATTTTAAATCTTCGTTCATGGTAATTTAATTATGATAGCAAGTTTACAAAAATTGAGCCAATTCTCTTGGTATTAGTTTACGGTAGTACCTATAGCGTCACCAGAGACCACTTTCATCAAGTTGCCACGAGTATTCATATCAAAAACAATAATAGGTAACTCATTTTCTTGACTTAATGTAAAAGCCGTAGTGTCCATCACTTTTAATCCTTTGCGTAACACATCGTCAAAAGAGATATGATCATACTTAATAGCATCTGTGTTTTTCTCAGGATCCGAGTTGTAGATACCATCTACTCTCGTTCCTTTTAAAATTACATCTGCCTCTATCTCAATTGCTCTCAATACCGCTGCAGAGTCTGTAGTAAAGTAAGGATTACCTGTTCCTCCGCCAAAAATAACCACACGTCCTTTATTGAGATGTGCCATCGCTTTACGGCGTATAAAAGGCTCAGCTACTTCATTAATTTTAATAGCTGTTTGCAATCTCGTTTTTACGTTGGCTTGTTCTAGCGCGTCTTGGAGTGCAAGACCGTTTATTACAGTGGCAAGCATTCCCATGTGATCACTTTGTACGCGATCCATTCCCTTGCTAGCTCCCGCTACACCTCTAAATATATTTCCGCCACCTATAACAATAGCAACTTCAATACCTTTTTCTGTTACTGCTTTAATGTCTTCTGCATATTCTGCAAGACGGTTAGGATCTATTCCGTACTGGCGATCTCCCATTAAGGCTTCACCAGAAAGTTTAAGTAATATTCTTTTATATTTCATAGTCTGTGTAGTTATGCAAATATACTATTTAAACAGAATGATTTAAAAGTGTGTGGCAATGGTTTTTCACGCTTTCGCGAAAGCGGATTTTTTAAAGAAAATATGCTCATTTTACGGATTTCCTTTTTTATAGACTATAAACTTGTATTAGGTTTGTGATGTGATTGATTTTTTTTTAAATGAAACTCTTTAATCAGGGAGTCTGAAATATTGTGATTAAGCAGTTTATTTTAATTTCATGATACCCATTAATTAGTCGTAAAATTTTTTAAATGATAAATCAAATTAAGATAGAAAATTTATTGAATTCAAGTATTAGTGAATTAAGTAAGCTTTTAAACTGTAATCTGGGTTTAGACATAACCAAAAGCTTTTATATCAATACTAATATTATCTGTGGAGATCTGTTAGGTAAAAAATATAGCTCTGTTGCCCTTTTTACGGATGAGAATAATTTAGTCAATTCTATTTCTATTAGATTTAATTGTGTTTTTGAAGAAATATATTACGAGAAATTAATCGAAGAGTATGGTAATCCTGATAGTATTTTGATCAAACCAAATGAAGATATTATCAATAAGACGAAAACTGTGCTTAATGAAAATTTAAGTCATGATTTCTCTCAAAAACTTACGAAGAGTACTTTTAATCTTGTACATGGTACTCTTGATCAGAATCCATTGCTTGTAATTTGGAACTTATACGATTTTCAAATTAAAATTATTCGTAGATATAATTCAAATATCAATAATATAATATTTAGCAGGAATTAATAGTATTTGAGCTAGTTTACAAGATGAAATTCATGGTGAAACTGTTTTAGTTAGCGAGTCCAAGTTCAATAGCTTCAGAATATAACGAAGCCTCCTTTACTATTAATCACAATAGGGGAAATACTCATAACTATGAAGTGAGAAGAAATAATATTAATACTACAGAGTTATGCGACTACTTATACTTTTATTTTTAATATTAATTCTTTTGAGTTGTAAAGCTTACGAAAGTGATATTTTAGATAATGATGAAAAAGTTGAAATGCTAAAAGTTGCGGCTTCTCATTTAGAAAACGTTTATAAAGTTGAAAAAGTAAACTTTGTTTTAAATGTTGATACTAGAGTTGATGAATTAATAGAAATGCTTGATGTGGACAAGCCTTATTATTTGCAACAAACAATTTTATTGTCTCAAACAAGTAGTGTTGAACTAAGCAAATCTAAAAGTACAATTAGCAGGCAGCTCCAGGGCTTAAATGCACTTAACTGTGATAATTTAAAAATCAATAAAAAATTTATCTGTTATAGCAATTTTGAATTGTACCCTCAAAAGAAAAAAGGGGATCCTAGAGAATTAAAAAATCCTTTTATATATCTCTCCAAGCCATTTTTTACAGTCAGCAAGGATTATGCAATTATTCTCTATTCTATAGGTACTAACAATACTTCTCAGAGTGCTATTATGATTTTAAAATACGATGAGAACTCTTGGGTTTTTAAAGAAAGAATGATTTTTTAATTTAATAATCTTGATTAGCTGTATAACTTCTAAACTTTAGGAACATTTTGTATTGTTAGGCTATTTAATTTGTATTCATTTTATGGGTGTTTATTAATTTGTGGTGCAATTTAATGATGAGGATGGTCATGTTCCCATTTCAAAGCATAGGGTTTAAAGAGGGCGTTGTGTGCAACTGATAGGGTGCTTTCAGGAACAGTATGAGTTTTTAGAATATGATGTAAATCGTTGGTTTGAGGATAGACTCAAAAGAGTGTTTAGAGAGAGAAGTGATGGTGGTAGTGTGGGAAGAGGTAATCTATATAATATTAATGTTAACGAGTATAAAAATGGATGTATGGATGGGTGCGAATAATTTTGATAAACAGAGTTTTCAATATTTTGACGAATTAATAAATAAAGTTTTTATAGACTCAAATAACGGCTTTTTTACACGTAATTTTCAAAAGTGGCAAACCGTAAGGGAGGATTTTGAACAACCTAGAATACTTAATCCTGAAATATGTGGTGAATTATGTTTAAAAAAGATGGAAACACTATTAGTAGAATATCCGGATTTTAATACCGTTCAAAATTTTACAGAACCTGCAATGGTTGGCTATTGTCAAAATATTCAAATTATAAATGATAATTATGAAAATAATTATAGTCATTCAATTTGCGTTAATATAAGTGATATTATACCCTATTTTCATATACACGTTCTTGAATTGAAGAGGAAGAAAAATAATTTCTCTAAATGGGATGGTTTGCCCTTCAGGAGAAAAGAATTAGAAATTACTGATTATTCTAGTCTATTGCAAAAGATTAAAGTCTTCCTAACTCAAGATTTGAGACTAATGGAATTTCCTGAAGTATTAGTTAACAAAGTACTTCCAAGTATTAATACTGAAAATATTTATCTAGGGGATTTTACTTATTACAATGCATTTTTTGCAGAAACTTTTAACACGC
The genomic region above belongs to Dokdonia sp. Dokd-P16 and contains:
- a CDS encoding pyridoxamine 5'-phosphate oxidase family protein, translated to MTDQYFKEAQEELQLGVNKKGHPFRYTTMGTVDASGVPALRTVVLRQVTEDFKLRIYTDSRSNKIAQLLQNDVTSLLFYHPKKLLQIKVTGNASIITDPVELQRYYSGVQPSSKKDYTTADAPGAEISNPDAVDYLESTHYFTIIEIAPTHLEFLQLKRPNHIRVAFNQEDGAWNGQFLNP
- a CDS encoding efflux RND transporter permease subunit, whose translation is MAKFLSKGFWESVASLILRNRPLILILIVGFTIFLGFQWRNMRFTYTEANLLPDDHEVNLEYQNFKDKFGEEGNLIVLGIQDERLFTPEVLTAWNDLSAKIAKADAVALSLSLKDLKILDKQENPQRFDLVPFMTDSTLTAESAASYRKLLFDDLPFYENLIYNKETGTVRSAVYLKKDLINTPARLDFVVNDLMPAIATFEKDYDIDVRTSGMPYIRTLNAQNIIDEIGIFVGAALLVTSFIFFFFFRSYRATFISMITVIIGVMWAFGFLGLLGYEITVLTAIIPPLIIVIGIPNCIFLINKYQQEYKNHGNQVKSLQRVITKVGNATLMTNITTASGFATFILTESSLLSEFGVVASINIIAIFLLSLLIIPIIYSYMSPPKEKHLKHLGKTWIEGFVNWMERMVRTRRTAIYGSSVLLLALSIVGIYQIRISGSLIEDMPKKADFYKDIKFFEEEFDGIMPLEILIDTKKKQGVMKLATLKRMEELSATIEEQPELSAPISIVNLVKYAKQAYFNGNPKYYQLPTSNERNFILPYAKSFDNDQNLMGAYVDSTGQYARITTFMKDVGTDKMERAEENIQLKIDKLFPDDRYEVTMTGTALVFQKGTDYLVMNLVISLSLAILLIALFMAWMFKSLRMIIVSLIPNLLPLLVTAGMMGFIGIPIKPSTILVFSIAFGISVDDTIHFLAKYRQELKANKWKIKKSVYGSLRETGVSMFYTSIVLFFGFSVFMISSFGGTVALGGLVSATLLFAMLANLLLLPSLLLSLEKEIANKDTFKEPALQIVEREGDEETPD
- a CDS encoding DUF5686 family protein gives rise to the protein MRQFIIVYLLCLSFTAIAQNEPDVQRIINQAIENKVKNDPREVLASYTYDVYEKTVITDSLNGSTHNFFSEKVSQLQFTEHHQFSENIIGYQLAGFKNPRYEVFAVNVQSRSFYDDDFVIFNNRYAGILSTRGMRNYNYSITSGGINGDYQVSFSPKKPKKIPGLTGKMTLDKNTLAIKGVQVRITDKLNIILNQEYTYIADANIYLPQQRELFLDKGSEDRKLSFFKGRISIGTIENEVLEDMVTRKFLVATTRMSNHNVNKEVTIPDSKYAITFKEGASEQPESFWQNYRTTPLSSKDERSFSELERIVNAENIERRLGTTNNFSIGYFSFDAFDFDLTYPVKFNNYEGLRLGLGGVTNESFSKRFRIEGYAAYGFKDQDIKYGIGAGYLLDPDKGAWISGTYNSDLEEVGNYAYLTDRRVYSLFEPRLVNITQFYKHRTTRLNLEYRLTPQLLSELQIAHRRLDQTTPYRYNNNGNIIRNYDISEATASFRWSPSNKYLKTENDIVPVYEGYPIISGQVSQAIDGLGGDLAFTKLAAKVFYRVDNLNKSATEFLVEGNVGFGDLPITHLFHAFPNAPTKETILQRFSVAGVNSFETMFFGEFFSDKLLTAQVKHRLAPFNISKSFKPELVFISRFAIGDISNPEDHLDIGEFGSLSKGYTETGFELNKLLFGFGTSLTYRYGAYHLSNWGDNIAFKFTFNLKL
- the frr gene encoding ribosome recycling factor: MNEDLKFIIDTAKEAMDDAIVHLAKRLLTIRAGKASPAMLQGLMVNYYGSPTPLSQVANVNTPDGRTITVQPWEKSLMQEIEKAIINANLGFNPMNNGENIIINVPPLTEERRKDLVKQARAEAEDSKVGVRNDRKNANNDIKKVDDASDDEKANAEVDIQKLTDIHIKKIEDVLSKKEAEIMTV
- the pyrH gene encoding UMP kinase — protein: MKYKRILLKLSGEALMGDRQYGIDPNRLAEYAEDIKAVTEKGIEVAIVIGGGNIFRGVAGASKGMDRVQSDHMGMLATVINGLALQDALEQANVKTRLQTAIKINEVAEPFIRRKAMAHLNKGRVVIFGGGTGNPYFTTDSAAVLRAIEIEADVILKGTRVDGIYNSDPEKNTDAIKYDHISFDDVLRKGLKVMDTTAFTLSQENELPIIVFDMNTRGNLMKVVSGDAIGTTVN